Proteins from one Anastrepha obliqua isolate idAnaObli1 chromosome 2, idAnaObli1_1.0, whole genome shotgun sequence genomic window:
- the LOC129238076 gene encoding LIM/homeobox protein Lhx5-like, translating to MAFGSVLHNNQHNIGRSEPPVGVGDPCAGCNKPILDKFLLNVLERGWHASCVRCCECLQPLTEKCFSRESKLYCRNDFFRRFGTKCSGCGQGIAPSDLVRKPRDKVFHLNCFTCCICRKQLSTGEQLYVLDDNKFICKDDYLLGKAPGCGHNSLSVPAKYATQQQKRSSYSNYNNNYNNRKQAISNEQQQLLAHSRSELTTTTM from the exons GACGCAGTGAACCGCCCGTTGGTGTTGGTGATCCGTGTGCGGGTTGCAATAAACCTATATtagataaatttttattaaatgtccTCGAACGCGGATGGCATGCATCCTGCGTACGCTGCTGTGAATGCCTTCAACCGTTAACGGAAAAATGCTTTAGTAGAGAATCAAAATTATATTGtaggaatgatttttttag GCGTTTCGGCACCAAATGCAGTGGCTGTGGTCAAGGCATCGCCCCCTCCGATCTCGTACGTAAGCCGCGCGACAAAGTATTCCACCTCAATTGCTTTACATGTTGCATCTGCCGCAAACAGCTCAGCACTGGCGAACAACTCTATGTGCTGGACGACAATAAATTCATCTGCAAGGACGATTATCTGCTTGGTAAAGCGCCTGGTTGTGGGCATAATTCACTGAGTG TGCCAGCAAAATATGcaacgcaacaacaaaagcgCAGCAGCTacagcaactacaacaacaactacaacaaccgCAAACAAGCAATAAGCAATGAACAACAGCAACTGCTGGCGCACAGCCGCAGCGAATTGACAACGACGACAATGTAA